GCTTTATAGCGTGCGTTCGGAGCGGAACTGGGGGATCGGGGACTTCACCGATCTCGATGGGGTCATCGAACTGGCGGATGGCTTTGGGGCGGGTATCATTGGTCTCAATCCCTTGCATGCCCTCTTCCCGCACGCTCCCACGCATGCCAGCCCGTACAGTCCCTCGAGCCGGTCATTTCTCAATATCTTTTATCTGGATATTGAAGCCGTGCCCGATTTTTTGGAATGCGAGGCCGCGCAAGCGTGTGTCAGCGCCCCGCGGTTTCAAGCGCAACTGCGCGCGTCGCGTGCGGCAGATCTGGTCGAGTATCAGGGTGTCGCCGCAGCCAAGCTGGAAATTCTCGATCGGCTCTATCGCCATTTTCGCGAACATCATCGCGATGCGGGTAGTCAATGTGGAACCGCCTTCCGAACATATCAAACCGAGCGGGGTCAGGCATTGCGGATGCACGCGCTTTTCGACACCTTACAGGAATCGTTTAATCGTCAAGACCGAGGGATCTGGGGCTGGCCCGTCTGGCCCACGGCTTACCGCGATCCGAATTCCGAGGCCGTATTAGGGTTTGCGGACCGAAACGAGGCCCGCGTCGAGTTCTTTGAATACCTACAGTGGCAGGCAGACGTGCAGCTCGCCAGAGCGGCCCGGCGCGCCTGCGAACGCGGCTTGGCGATCGGGATTTACCAAGACCTGGCCCTCGGCGTCGAGCGCGGCGGCGCGGAGACCTGGGCCAATCAGCGCTTGTACGCCTTGGAAGCGGGCATCGGCGCACCCCCGGACGATTTCAACCTCAAGGGACAAGATTGGGGTCTCGCACCGCTCAGTCCAAGGCGGCTGCACGCGGCCGCCCATGCGCCGTTCGTGGCGGCCTTGCGCGCGAGCATACGCCACGCGGGAGCGCTGCGTCTGGACCATGTTATGGGCCTGCAGCGCTTGTTCTGGATCCCGGCGGGCGCTAAGCCGGAGGACGGGGCTTATATCCACTACCCCTTCGAGGAACTGCTCGGGATTCTGGCCTTGGAAAGCCAGCGCCACCGTTGTCTCGTGATCGGTGAAGACCTCGGTACCGTACCCGATGAGGTGCGCGCGGCATTGCAGCCCGCGGGCATCCTCGCTTACCGCGTGCTCTATTTTGAAAAATCGCCCGAAGGCGGCTTTAAGCCGCCCGCCGAGTATCCGCGTCAGGCTGCCGTAGCCGTGAACACCCATGATCTACCAAGCTTGAGCGGCTACTGGCGTGGAAGAGATTTGGAGCTTCGAAGAGAGCTTGGCTTGTTCCCTTCCGATGAACTAAAGGAAGAACAAGCGACGGCGCGCGCCGAGGATCGGGCACGGCTGCTCGCGGCCCTCGATCAAGAAGGGCTCCTGCCCGTCGCGTGCAGCGTGCAACCGCCGGCGATGACGCCGGAACTTGCCTGTGCCGTACACATCTACCTGGCGCGTACGCCTGCCATGGTCATGATCGTTCAGCCCGAGGACATCTTGTGTCAGCCCGAGCAGGCCAACCTGCCCGGGACGATAAACGAGCATCCCAACTGGCGGCGCAAACTCTCACTGAACCTAGAAGACTGGGCAAGTGATCCGCGCTTTCAGACTTTCGCCGCGACCCTGCGGGAAGCCCGTGGTCCGACGCGTTCAGCAAAGCCTGATTGATAGCGACTCGCCGTGCTGCGCTCGGAACGAATTTAAGGCGCGACAGCGGATTCGGAGCAAGGCCGCTATGCGGGAGCGGACGGTTGCGTCAGATCCACTTCATCAAGCCCGTCTCGAAGCGATGGGTCAAGAGCCGGTGGTAGGGGTACAGGCGCAGCGTGTAGGTTTGCAGACCGGAAAAGCCGGGGGTCAATTCGAGCTCGAATCGCGCTTCGCCGTCGGCGTTCGTGTCTTTCGCGGTGAAGCGGTGCGTTTCACTGGCGACATATCGGTTGTCGCGCTCGCTTCCGACGAGACATTCCATCACCACATCCTCGACCGCAAGGCCCCCTAAATGGACAGCGGCGCAGAACGTGAGTTGCTCTCCCGTCCGGACGCTCGGTTGGGGTTGGTCGAGGAGCTGCAACCGCACCTTGGGCCAGCACTCGCCGACCCGTTGCTTCCATTGCGCCAGTTCAATCGCCGCGGCGAAGTTATCGGCGGCGAGCCGTTCCTGTTGCAACGCCGCCCGGCTGTAGAACTTTCTCACATAGTCCATGACCATCCGTTCCGCGCCATAGCGGGGGATCAGGGATTTCATCGACGCCTTGGCCTTGTTGATCCAGCCTGGCGAGTATCCTTGCCGGTTGCGATCGTAATAGAGCGGGATGACTTCATATTCGAGGATATCCAGGAGCTCCTGCGCATCCGTGTGGGCATGGATCTCGGCGGGCGCCGAGGCGCTTTGCGGCGCGATACCCCAACCGTTCCGCCCGTCATAACCCTCCGGCCACCAGCCATCCAGAATGCTGAGATTCGGCACGCCATTGATGCCGGCCTTCATGCCGGAGGTACCGCTCGCCTCTAACGGGTAGCGCGGGGTATTGAGCCAGACATCGACGCCCGTAACCAAGCGGCGCGCGAGCGCCAGATCATA
This DNA window, taken from Pseudomonadota bacterium, encodes the following:
- the malQ gene encoding 4-alpha-glucanotransferase; the encoded protein is MSDRTPLDQTCQYFGIAHEFRDIRGRRHTASLETKRALLTSMGVAAGSDTELREALEAHKMEAWNRLLPPVQVVWDTQTPIEVVITVPSPQIDKPMRWVLTAENGERLHGNFFPGTLYVIERKEVAGVSFIRLVLHLAARLVPGYHRVEIEGHRTAASMALIIAPERCYQPAAFEGGKRVWGLALQLYSVRSERNWGIGDFTDLDGVIELADGFGAGIIGLNPLHALFPHAPTHASPYSPSSRSFLNIFYLDIEAVPDFLECEAAQACVSAPRFQAQLRASRAADLVEYQGVAAAKLEILDRLYRHFREHHRDAGSQCGTAFRTYQTERGQALRMHALFDTLQESFNRQDRGIWGWPVWPTAYRDPNSEAVLGFADRNEARVEFFEYLQWQADVQLARAARRACERGLAIGIYQDLALGVERGGAETWANQRLYALEAGIGAPPDDFNLKGQDWGLAPLSPRRLHAAAHAPFVAALRASIRHAGALRLDHVMGLQRLFWIPAGAKPEDGAYIHYPFEELLGILALESQRHRCLVIGEDLGTVPDEVRAALQPAGILAYRVLYFEKSPEGGFKPPAEYPRQAAVAVNTHDLPSLSGYWRGRDLELRRELGLFPSDELKEEQATARAEDRARLLAALDQEGLLPVACSVQPPAMTPELACAVHIYLARTPAMVMIVQPEDILCQPEQANLPGTINEHPNWRRKLSLNLEDWASDPRFQTFAATLREARGPTRSAKPD
- the glgP gene encoding alpha-glucan family phosphorylase, producing KELRERAGAQFRRNGYSQSLINRLTRHLGPDDDILVIGYARRFATYKRATLVFSDPARLARLMNNPDRPFLIIFSGKAHPHDGPGQELIRAVHELSRQPQFEGKVLLIEGYDLALARRLVTGVDVWLNTPRYPLEASGTSGMKAGINGVPNLSILDGWWPEGYDGRNGWGIAPQSASAPAEIHAHTDAQELLDILEYEVIPLYYDRNRQGYSPGWINKAKASMKSLIPRYGAERMVMDYVRKFYSRAALQQERLAADNFAAAIELAQWKQRVGECWPKVRLQLLDQPQPSVRTGEQLTFCAAVHLGGLAVEDVVMECLVGSERDNRYVASETHRFTAKDTNADGEARFELELTPGFSGLQTYTLRLYPYHRLLTHRFETGLMKWI